A window of the Brachybacterium sacelli genome harbors these coding sequences:
- a CDS encoding serine hydrolase domain-containing protein, translated as MHLIAGPYRQLSLVRRILVLSIVIACLLGTSMLAAPRVEADPGARDYDAAAAEHFVSSYAERNGLAGAAYVVVEDGDVVTTGAAGDVQPDTPMSIGSLSKSFTAFSVLQQVDRGKIELDASITDYLPNFSVLGADPSRITVRMLLDHTSGLPNPLVLEPTGTLAGDVAGIADLSSASTPGTSYLYSNLNYRTLALLVQTVSGEPFDKYLDRHIFTPLGMDHTTSVLTVSDRQGLDGGSVSAYGFAVHLPELKASVGGAGGVISTAEDMGSWLAVQQAGGITADGTRLLSTDLVEQSHEKQPHAGTYAMGWQHTSTTDPARIGHDGELTKYSARQDLVPSNGYATAVLLNTFTPTISHPFEISTGLIDISEGHTPSVRAPTSTIIDLAIAVATLLVAALGMRGIMRARVWARERRSHRWWRRLLRLLPQAVMPALAAFVFFGLTAGARNPATPLDAFALWPAATTFILIAGIVGTFLITARLVAFCSSHSKES; from the coding sequence ATGCATCTGATCGCTGGGCCGTACCGGCAACTGTCCCTCGTGCGGCGAATCCTCGTGCTTTCGATCGTGATCGCCTGTCTCCTCGGCACCTCGATGCTCGCGGCGCCGCGGGTCGAGGCGGATCCGGGGGCCCGCGACTACGACGCCGCAGCCGCCGAGCACTTCGTGTCGTCGTACGCGGAGCGCAACGGTCTCGCCGGGGCGGCGTACGTCGTGGTCGAGGACGGAGATGTCGTCACCACGGGCGCGGCGGGAGACGTGCAGCCCGACACTCCGATGTCGATCGGATCGTTGTCGAAATCCTTCACCGCGTTCTCGGTCCTGCAGCAGGTCGACCGAGGGAAGATCGAGCTCGATGCCTCGATCACCGACTACCTGCCGAACTTCAGCGTGCTCGGCGCCGACCCCTCGAGAATCACGGTGCGGATGCTCCTGGACCACACTTCGGGCCTGCCCAATCCCCTCGTGCTCGAGCCCACGGGCACCCTCGCCGGTGATGTCGCGGGGATCGCCGATCTGAGCTCGGCCTCGACCCCGGGAACGAGCTACCTCTACAGCAATCTGAACTATCGGACACTCGCACTGTTGGTGCAGACGGTCTCGGGCGAACCCTTCGACAAGTACCTCGACAGGCACATCTTCACTCCACTGGGCATGGACCACACGACGTCCGTGCTGACAGTGTCGGACCGGCAAGGTCTCGACGGTGGGTCGGTGTCCGCGTACGGGTTCGCAGTGCACCTGCCCGAGCTGAAAGCTTCCGTGGGCGGAGCGGGAGGCGTCATCAGCACCGCCGAGGACATGGGGTCGTGGCTCGCAGTACAGCAAGCGGGCGGAATCACTGCCGACGGAACGCGTCTGCTCTCCACCGACCTCGTCGAGCAGTCGCACGAGAAGCAGCCCCACGCCGGGACCTATGCCATGGGATGGCAGCACACCAGCACGACGGATCCAGCGCGCATCGGGCACGACGGCGAGTTGACGAAATACAGCGCCAGGCAGGACCTCGTCCCCTCCAACGGGTACGCGACCGCCGTGCTACTGAATACGTTCACGCCCACGATCTCCCACCCCTTCGAGATCAGCACCGGCCTGATCGACATCAGCGAGGGCCACACGCCCTCGGTACGTGCACCCACGTCGACGATCATCGACCTCGCCATCGCCGTGGCCACCCTGCTCGTCGCAGCGCTGGGAATGCGAGGCATCATGCGAGCACGCGTGTGGGCTCGGGAGCGACGCTCTCACCGGTGGTGGCGCAGGCTGCTCCGCCTTCTCCCTCAGGCCGTGATGCCAGCGCTCGCAGCCTTCGTCTTCTTCGGGCTCACCGCCGGCGCCAGGAATCCCGCCACACCCCTGGACGCCTTCGCGCTCTGGCCGGCCGCCACGACCTTCATCCTCATCGCCGGAATCGTAGGGACCTTCCTCATCACCGCACGCCTCGTGGCTTTCTGTTCAAGCCACTCGAAGGAGAGTTGA